CTTCTCGCCAGTCGTCGACGCTGTTCAGGAGTTCGCCGCGCGGGGCGGGCTGGTCATGGGGATCTGCAACGGCTTTCAGATCCTCTGCGAGGCCGGCCTGCTGCCAGGTGTGCTCATCCGCAATCAGGACCTCCAATTCCACTGCGAATGGGTCCACCTGCGAGTGGAGCGGGCAGATACGGCCTTCACTAACGCGGCCCGCCAAGGACAGGTGCTCCGGATCCCGATTTCCCATGGCGAAGGCAACTATTTCGCCGACCCAGAAACTCTCGCCCGCCTCGAAGCGAACGGCCAAGTGCTCCTGCGCTACTGCGACCCCAGCGGCGCCGTTGTCCCCGCTGCGAACCCGAACGGGTCGGTAAACAACATCGCCGGCGTGATGAACGAGCGCGGGAACGTCTTCGGCATGATGCCGCACCCCGAGCGCTGCTGCGAGCCGCTGCTTGGCGGCGTCGACGGCAACCTGCTCTTTGAGTCGATCATTCGCGCCGGGGTGGGAGCGCGGTAATGGCCATCGACCCGACGGCGCTCGCTGAAGTTGCGCTCACCGAGAACGAATACCAGCGGATTGTCGCTCGGCTTGGACGCGAGCCGAACGCTCTCGAGCTGGGAATTTTCGGCGCGATGTGGTCTGAGCACTGCGGCTACAAGCATTCAAAGCCGCTCCTCCGCCAGCTTCCGAAGCGGTCTGCTGCGACGCGCGTGCTGGTCGAAGCGGGGGAAGAGAATGCCGGCGCGGTCGACATCGGCGAGGGTCTGGCGGTGGTATTCAAAGTCGAGTCGCATAACCATCCCTCAGCCATCGAACCGTATCAAGGCGCCGCAACCGGTGTCGGCGGTATTGTCCGCGACATCTTCACGATGGGAGCGCGCCCGATCGCTCTCCTGAACTCGCTCCGCTTCGGTCCGCTCGATGACCCGCGCAACCGCTATCTCTTCCACGGCGTGGTCGCCGGGATCTCGGGCTACGGCAACTGCCTCGGCATTCCCGACGTCGGCGGCGAGATCCAGTTTGGGCGCCCCTACTCCGGCAACCCGCTTGTCAACGCGATGTGCGTCGGGCTCGTCCGCCAGCAGGATCTCATCCGAGCGCGAGCAAGCGGCGCCGGCAACACGCTGCTGCTGGTCGGCGCCGACACAGGCCGCGACGGCATCCATGGCGCAACGTTCGCCTCAGCCGACCTCGACGAGACAGCAGCCGAGCGGCGGCCGGCCGTGCAGGTAGGCAACCCCTTTCTCGAAAAACTGCTGCTGGAGGCGTGTCTTGAGGTGCTCGGCAATCCCGCCGTCGTCGGCATGCAGGACCTCGGCGCTGCCGGGCTGACGAGCGCCACGGTCGAGTCGGCAGCAAAAGGCGGCGCGGGGGTCGAGATCGACGTTGCCCTTGTGCCGCGCCGCGAAGAAGGGATGACCCCGTATGAGGTGATGCTGTCAGAGTCCCAAGAGCGGATGCTCGTCATTGTTCGTGCGGGACACGAAGCCGAGGTGATCCGGGTGTTCGAGCGCTGGGGTCTGCACGCCGCCCCTGTCGGCAAGGTAACCGATACCGGCCGGCTCGTTGTCCGAGAGGGCGAGCAGATCGTTGCCGACCTGCCGATCGCGGCGCTTGTCGACCCGCCGCAGTATCGCTACGACGTGCGCGCGCCGGCGTATCTCGCCTCTGTCCACC
Above is a genomic segment from Dehalococcoidia bacterium containing:
- the purQ gene encoding phosphoribosylformylglycinamidine synthase subunit PurQ, translated to MRFGVVVFPGTWSDRDCEYALAHCLGQSVRFVWHQERDLTGLDCVILPGGFSYGDYLRPGAIARFSPVVDAVQEFAARGGLVMGICNGFQILCEAGLLPGVLIRNQDLQFHCEWVHLRVERADTAFTNAARQGQVLRIPISHGEGNYFADPETLARLEANGQVLLRYCDPSGAVVPAANPNGSVNNIAGVMNERGNVFGMMPHPERCCEPLLGGVDGNLLFESIIRAGVGAR
- the purL gene encoding phosphoribosylformylglycinamidine synthase subunit PurL, which translates into the protein MAIDPTALAEVALTENEYQRIVARLGREPNALELGIFGAMWSEHCGYKHSKPLLRQLPKRSAATRVLVEAGEENAGAVDIGEGLAVVFKVESHNHPSAIEPYQGAATGVGGIVRDIFTMGARPIALLNSLRFGPLDDPRNRYLFHGVVAGISGYGNCLGIPDVGGEIQFGRPYSGNPLVNAMCVGLVRQQDLIRARASGAGNTLLLVGADTGRDGIHGATFASADLDETAAERRPAVQVGNPFLEKLLLEACLEVLGNPAVVGMQDLGAAGLTSATVESAAKGGAGVEIDVALVPRREEGMTPYEVMLSESQERMLVIVRAGHEAEVIRVFERWGLHAAPVGKVTDTGRLVVREGEQIVADLPIAALVDPPQYRYDVRAPAYLASVHQLEVAALPARAPSADLLDLLGSPNIASRRPVYRQYDHQVQNNTVVLPGEGDAAVLRIKGTRRGIALSIDGNGRHCYLDPFAGGARAVAEAARNVVCAGARPLALTNCLNFGNPERPEIYFQLAQAIAGMAAACEALDLPVVSGNVSLYNESEQGAVYPTPIVGVVGLLDEIDQRLTAAFQREGDLVLLIGDLDPGLDSLAGSEWLELRHGLVRGRPTIDLARERAVQQTVLEAARAKLLASAHDCSDGGLAVALAESCILGNVGLAAPIALPSRPEGVLFGEAASRIVVSTRPEHADRVLALAAAQGVPATILGTVGGDSLTLGEIIHLPLTELRDRWENGLRRALSQG